A segment of the Toxotes jaculatrix isolate fToxJac2 chromosome 2, fToxJac2.pri, whole genome shotgun sequence genome:
ctgtaacagtgcaatttccccattgtgggactattaaaggttttatctatctatctatctatctctcaaGGCAACAATGGCAGCagtgctttttctctttttcttcctctcatacATAATAAATTACCTGTGTTGTTGACATAAGTTCCATTTGGACAGATTTCACAAGTGAAGCAGCATTTGTGGATACCATCTTGCTTTTTTGCATGTCCTACAGGACATTCTGGGGAACACAGTGCTGCAGGCACCTGTACAACACAGATGTTGTATAGCAACACATAAAATGTAAGTGGCAAACAAAAGGGCAAAGTGGCATTTTCAATATATGAACAGgttttataaacaaatataacCATGTACACATGTACAACCAATCAAAACCAatcaaaaccaaaccaaagcaaaccaaaccaaaccaaaccaaaactgCCGCTGAAAAATTATATGATACTGCACATATTatgatgaaggaaaaaaactgCTTACTTCTCCGTTTGTGTACCACTGAATTTTGGTGTTGTTGATGAAGAAATTGGCTGATGGGCGAAAATGATTAAAGCCAATTTCCTGTGCATCGCCATTGTGGGTCCAGAAAACTATGGAATAGGATCCAAACTTTGGGTCACCATTCTCATCAAACTGAATACTTTGATTTAAAAGTGTAAAGTTTGACTTCCTCAGCTCTGCTAGGACCTGATGTGGGTACAAAAAATTCAGATGACCATTATTTGCATGTGTTCACAATGGACCTTGAAGGTCTTGATGAAACAGGTTTTTAAAACCTGTTTAGTCCTGTGGAGGGAGCGGCTGCAGTGTAATGCCAATCTATAGCGGTTATAGGAAGTGTCTTAGACCGTAAACTATCAGAATGTTTTTGTCTTAGATTTTGATGCCAAGGCAATATTTTAAAGGTTAGAAAAGTAGGAAGTGCaaatattaaatttttttatagCTTTATAGGTACTATCAAAAACTAGACCGAGGGTGGAAATCATGCAAAACATTTGGACACTGTACTGATAGCTCTCAATGGATTAAACCAAATATTGAATAAGCCTGACAAACAATTCTGTGTGCAGATGAATCATATGTTACCTTCAAAAAGCTTATTTTTAAGGCTTATTTTTAAGTTGAAGCAATCAGACACATAAATGAGCAAAAatgaaatactttaaaaaatacatttatgtacTTACCATGTGTGGGTACACTGTAATACTGTTGTTACATGTGCCAGCTCCACATTGCAAGACGCCATGTAAGGCATGAGCAATGGCATACACAGCAGaataaacaggaaaagagaaagatgggtCTGCAGAAAAGATATCTTCTGGACTCAGGTGGCTGCAGTTGCAATCCTGATTACAAAATCTCTGCTGTccttcattttcacattgagTCTGACATTTAGTAGAATAGATAAAATCGCTGAAACCAGGTATTGTCACTACTGACTGAGACACCCCAAGTACAGTTCCAATATTTTTGATTCCCTTTTTCTTGGGGAGCTTCTTGTTCAAGGACCATCCATCATCTGCTATCCACACCTTGTTTGTGATATTCAGTTGTATTGCTGACTCAATGAGAGCTTCAGCAATTGTTTTTGCAGCAAGAACAACAATAATGGGTACTTTCAGTGTGTCTATCTGTTTGAATATTTGGGAGTAATTGGTATTGCCATTGAGACCTTTGGTGTATGCCAGGCAGATCTCAGTATTCTTAATCTTCTTTATGAACAAATCCAGTCCATCAATCCCATAATCATTGTCAATGTAAAGGAAAGCAACCCAGCGCCAGCTGAAGTGTTGCACAATGTTAACAATAACTTCTATGACGTCTGCATTGGGATGCACAGTTCGTAGGAAAGAagggaattttattttttctgacagGATAGAACTAGTAGATCCATAACTGACCTGTCAAAAGAGTAAGgatgaaattattttcagtgGCAATATATTCTCACATGTAATgtttaaaacaatttttgataaaacatttgaaatgataAGATGTGGatatgggtttgtttttttatagcTTGAAACTTTTATAACTtggaaaacattaaaacacaataattaGCAAACTTACCATAGGAATGAGGTCCACCATGAATAGTGGGGCTACTGTCAGGGTGTCAGTGCTTTCAAAAGGACCAACCACTGCTATCAATTTGGACACATTATGTCTTTGCTGCTTGTGTGGTTCTTCCCAAGGTTGGATCACACCATTGACTGAGATGAGGTTGAAAATACCTGGAAAATTCTCTGTATCTGAGCAGTGGTCAAATATCTCATAGCCAAGAGATACATTTGGTAGTAGGCTGGTAGAGTTATTGATTTCCTCTACAGAGAATCTCATCAACTGAAACCTTCGAAAACTTGGGAGAAGGAAGAGTTGACTGCGGACAGAGAAAAACGGCAGGAGAGTGTTTTGTACCCAGTGGTGTAGCACTAAATTCTGGGTTCCATACATAAGCAGTGTCTGTGggccctcttcctctcctgatCCATGTCTCTCACACatctttcaattttttttttctacaaaaaatTTAACACAACTGTACACATGAACCTGTAGTTGTTGATGTGGTAGTCATTAATGAACAGTTCATACCACATTTAAACAAGTAATAATAATCTGTGATATGTGTTAAAGTCATAGTTttatgtgcaaaaacaaaaataatcagtttTCCAAGAGGAGCTAGCCTATACATTTCAGTCTGTACAATTTAAGTGCTGCTAAGCAGGAAAGGGGCTAAATAGTGCTCCAAAGTTGAACTGTCTTTACTGCAATGTCCGTAGCATCTCACCGTAAAATGATGGCTTGTTATAACTATTACCTCATACTCTCACCTTGTCTCACATCCTCTGCAGCAAATGAGGGACCTGCTTCTGCTCCACTCTCAGTGGCTGTTTCTGAAACTGATCGCTATGTGTTTTATGATATTAAAAGTTGCTAGGTTAGTGTTAATAAATATGTCATATGACATTTGTAGCTATGATGCTGATTACTGATATGATAATTATTATATGATTTATGATATTGGTTAATTTCTGTTATTCATTGAAAAGATGCTCCAAGCTGGATTTCTGGCTGATTGCCTTCAGTTGAAACAACTGCTGGTATTATCTTAAACCATTCTTAAACTGTATTAGTTGTGTTCTCCTGTCTTTTGAAAGACGGTCATCGAAAGCTGTTTTCCCTCAGTTTgatttctttccctttcctttttcttttttggtacCCTGACTTTGCTTTCTTGGGGGAAGACATGACTCATATCAAGTGCTCAACCTCCATCTGCAGAACTGTCCTGGATTTGCTGCATTTAGAATAGTGCAGGGCTAGTCCAGTGGACTGAACCATTTTGCCTCTCTTGTAAGGGGTGAGAGTGGCCACAGAGAGCCTCCACTATTTTTCTTTGATACAAAGTTCAGTCTCTCGTCCAATTCATAACTAATGTTATTAATCAATTTTAATGTACTTGTGACGGCAGTTACTTAGAAATGAAAAattgcacacaaaaacaaaattttcaTTCCAGGGTTTTTGGGGCCCTGGGTAGTCAGTCCCACTTTTCCCCCACTGTGAAGCCCTTGAATGTATCTACTGtgtatctatgtatctatctttttttttttgcaaagctcttgaacataaaaaacaaatccaTCACAGTGGGTGCGCTTCATTAGTTTCAACTTCTGATTTATTGTAAGACTCACCTGGAACAATCAGTGGCTTCTGGTCTGTCATGATGAACAGAGGCATTGAGCTGATGAATATCAAAAAGTCCACCTATCAAATAATCTCCTTCCAGCTGAAACTCCGGGGATGGGGCAGTGCATTGAGCAGAGGTGTGTAGAAGAGatcccagcagacacagagaagcaagaaaatgtttcattgttGTAATTACCATCTACCAATCTGAACTGTATCAAGATTTGCCTCTGCCTTTACTAGCATGTGAGACACTGGTTATGGTTAAACCTCAGTCATCATTTCCATGCATGTGGGAATGAAATTCATATCTATAAATGGTTGGAGTAGAATTAACAAATCAGTATGCAAAAGCATCTAAATTTCTAATGAACAGACTCCCTGtgattgtacacacacagagtttaacAGTCACCAAGAATGAGCTTAATGCGTCTatcatgaataaaaacaatgacaatcATAGAAATTATttctatgttttaaaaaaatcttggaGACAGCCTCTCTTTCCTACAAAACCTGGCATCACTGGCTTGTCTATACCATCCCTAAacctagcacatttatttttcagcattatGTCCTCCCACATTTATGCACATAGTTCATCGGTTGTGGAGCATATAGATTCCTTCCTAGAAGTCAGCATCTTTGACCTCCAGAAAGTGGCCTACAACAGTGATGACGTCATCTttgtcaaaatgg
Coding sequences within it:
- the LOC121195132 gene encoding taste receptor type 1 member 1-like, with protein sequence MKHFLASLCLLGSLLHTSAQCTAPSPEFQLEGDYLIGGLFDIHQLNASVHHDRPEATDCSSQLFLLPSFRRFQLMRFSVEEINNSTSLLPNVSLGYEIFDHCSDTENFPGIFNLISVNGVIQPWEEPHKQQRHNVSKLIAVVGPFESTDTLTVAPLFMVDLIPMVSYGSTSSILSEKIKFPSFLRTVHPNADVIEVIVNIVQHFSWRWVAFLYIDNDYGIDGLDLFIKKIKNTEICLAYTKGLNGNTNYSQIFKQIDTLKVPIIVVLAAKTIAEALIESAIQLNITNKVWIADDGWSLNKKLPKKKGIKNIGTVLGVSQSVVTIPGFSDFIYSTKCQTQCENEGQQRFCNQDCNCSHLSPEDIFSADPSFSFPVYSAVYAIAHALHGVLQCGAGTCNNSITVYPHMVLAELRKSNFTLLNQSIQFDENGDPKFGSYSIVFWTHNGDAQEIGFNHFRPSANFFINNTKIQWYTNGEVPAALCSPECPVGHAKKQDGIHKCCFTCEICPNGTYVNNTEDPYKCINCKETEWSAEGSTSCNLRVVEYIPFTDTGAILIMVGAWVMVGLTLAVSVLFTFNYNTPVVRSAGGPVCFLILGCLSLCSLSVFFYFDKSSVSFCILRFLPFILFYTVCLACFAVRSFQIVCIFKIAAKFPKLHSWWMKYHGQWLVITGAFVTQALLLLINYSYGPPKPYNETLWYPDKIILSCDISLKANTASVVLLVFLCFLCFIFSYMGKDLPKNYNEAKAITFCLLLLILTWIIFATIYMLYRGKYIQTLNSLAVLSSLYSFLLWYFLPKCYIIILQPHKNTQQYFQGLIQNYTKTISQ